The Eublepharis macularius isolate TG4126 chromosome 8, MPM_Emac_v1.0, whole genome shotgun sequence genome contains a region encoding:
- the F2RL1 gene encoding proteinase-activated receptor 2, which translates to MGRLSPARLWLLVASVTLAIASDAGIDETSKSKGRTFIRQEINTTNTSKEAYGVDDFAAQVLTGKLTTVFLPVIYIVVFIIGLPSNAMALWVFLVRTKKKHPAVIYMANLALADLLFMVWFPLKIAYHINGNNWMFGEGLCKVLVGFFYGNMYCSILFMTCLSVQRYWVIVNPILHSRKKSDIAVGISVAIWILIFLGTIPLYLVDQTVYLSDLGITTCHDVLPETVLANDMYNYFLSLAIGVFFFPAVLTSAAYILMIKTLNASITDVNIGKKRKRAIKLIITVLCMYLICFLPSNILLVVHYSQIKNQHVGNVYALYITALCLSTLNSCIDPFIYYFVSKDFRGNLKNALRCRSVRTTKRMQVSLSSNRYLRKSPSYSSSSNTTKSTY; encoded by the coding sequence GGATAGATGAAACCAGCAAATCAAAAGGGAGAACTTTCATTCGTCAAGAGATCAATACAACCAATACCTCCAAAGAGGCGTATGGTGTGGATGATTTTGCAGCCCAAGTTCTTACTGGGAAACTGACCACAGTTTTCCTGCCTGTGATCTATATTGTGGTGTTCATCATTGGCTTACCAAGCAATGCCATGGCTCTGTGGGTCTTCTTGGTGAGAACAAAAAAGAAGCACCCGGCGGTGATCTATATGGCTAACCTGGCACTGGCAGATCTTCTTTTTATGGTCTGGTTCCCCCTGAAGATTGCATACCACATTAATGGCAATAACTGGATGTTTGGTGAAGGCCTTTGCAAAGTACTGGTCGGGTTCTTCTATGGAAATATGTACTGCTCCATTCTTTTTATGACCTGCCTCAGCGTACAAAGGTATTGGGTAATTGTGAACCCCATTCTTCACTCAAGAAAGAAGTCTGACATTGCTGTGGGAATTTCCGTTGCAATATGGATACTAATTTTTCTGGGCACCATTCCGTTATACCTTGTTGACCAAACGGTTTATCTTTCTGACCTCGGCATCACTACTTGTCATGATGTCTTGCCTGAGACGGTCTTGGCTAATGACATGTATAATTACTTCCTTTCTCTAGCAATTGGGGTCTTCTTCTTCCCAGCTGTTCTTACTTCTGCTGCTTACATTCTCATGATCAAGACTCTGAATGCTTCCATTACAGATGTAAACATTGGGAAGAAACGGAAAAGAGCAATCAAGCTCATCATTACAGTACTTTGCATGTATTTGATCTGCTTTTTGCCTAGCAACATCCTACTGGTGGTGCACTACTCACAAATCAAAAACCAACACGTTGGCAATGTATATGCATTGTACATAACGGCACTGTGCCTGTCTACTCTAAACAGCTGCATCGATCCATTCATCTATTACtttgtttcaaaagactttaGGGGCAATCTTAAAAATGCACTTCGCTGTAGAAGTGTGCGAACCACAAAGAGGATGCAAGTCTCCCTCTCTTCAAACAGATACCTGCGGAAATCCCCCTCTTACTCATCTAGTTCAAACACCACTAAGTCGACCTACTAA